The proteins below come from a single Gimesia alba genomic window:
- a CDS encoding DUF1549 domain-containing protein: MKPRSHNWKIACLPFCVVGLVVSLVAWASSSPVAISPKAPALPEDNSIISTVEQVDQVFENQWSEQGITPTETTDDYLLLRRLSLALHGTIPSLEELREFEAMQGADRIQRWTLKLLEDRRFADYFSERFTRAYVGVEQGQFIIFRRDRFKAWLSEQIQANTPYDELVRTLISGEGLWTGDPETNFITSAVADGNLDRNKLTGSTVRAFLGQRIDCAQCHDHPFDHWKQSDFEGLTAFYGQVEIQVLGVRQNEELKYEVEDRETLEKRTVSPQVPFLNECLPEKGTLREKLAAWVTHRQNRRFERAAANRFWGLIFGVPYFNPVDDLPAPTDLTESDPDVLDILGQDFRENGYDIKRMVQTIVASKPFRLSSTSQTDDSEQIERATDAWALFPLVRLRPEQIIGSMLQASSLKTIDQNSNLFMRGRRFFSEIDFVREYGDLGSDELNDFPGTIPQALLRMNGEFARDNGSASMLNSVGRVSQLDISDEKRVETCFLVCLTRLPTSLERDHFLKQYQTASNPKQREKITEDLFWALYNSPEFSWNH; the protein is encoded by the coding sequence ATGAAGCCAAGATCCCACAACTGGAAAATCGCTTGCCTGCCATTCTGTGTTGTTGGTCTGGTTGTTTCACTGGTCGCCTGGGCTTCCAGCAGCCCGGTTGCCATTTCTCCCAAAGCACCTGCCCTGCCAGAAGACAATTCTATTATCAGTACTGTCGAACAGGTCGATCAGGTTTTTGAAAATCAATGGTCCGAACAGGGTATTACCCCCACTGAAACGACAGATGATTACCTGCTGCTCCGCCGGCTCTCGTTGGCCTTGCATGGCACGATTCCCTCATTGGAGGAACTCCGTGAATTCGAAGCGATGCAGGGAGCAGATCGAATCCAACGCTGGACCCTCAAACTCTTGGAAGACCGTCGCTTTGCCGACTATTTTTCAGAACGATTCACACGTGCTTATGTCGGCGTGGAACAGGGTCAGTTTATTATCTTCCGTCGTGATCGATTCAAAGCCTGGCTCAGCGAACAGATTCAAGCCAATACGCCGTACGATGAACTGGTCCGCACGTTGATCTCCGGTGAAGGACTCTGGACCGGTGATCCCGAAACGAATTTTATTACATCAGCAGTCGCTGACGGTAACCTTGATCGCAACAAGTTAACCGGCAGCACGGTGCGTGCCTTTCTAGGACAGCGAATCGATTGTGCCCAATGCCATGACCATCCCTTTGATCATTGGAAACAATCCGACTTTGAAGGTTTGACTGCCTTTTATGGACAAGTTGAAATTCAGGTTCTCGGGGTACGACAGAACGAGGAACTGAAATATGAAGTGGAAGACCGGGAGACACTAGAAAAACGTACTGTTTCTCCGCAGGTCCCTTTTCTGAATGAGTGCCTGCCGGAAAAAGGGACTCTGCGGGAGAAACTGGCGGCGTGGGTCACACATCGTCAAAACCGTAGATTTGAACGGGCTGCCGCCAATCGGTTCTGGGGATTAATATTTGGTGTTCCCTATTTTAATCCCGTGGACGACCTGCCCGCTCCCACCGATTTGACTGAATCGGATCCAGATGTGCTCGACATTCTCGGACAGGATTTTCGCGAAAACGGATATGACATCAAACGCATGGTTCAAACCATTGTCGCATCAAAACCATTTCGACTGTCTTCCACTTCTCAAACCGATGACAGCGAACAAATTGAACGCGCCACTGATGCCTGGGCGCTGTTTCCACTCGTCCGTTTGCGTCCTGAACAGATTATTGGATCCATGCTGCAGGCTTCGTCGTTAAAAACAATCGATCAGAATTCGAATCTCTTTATGAGAGGACGCCGGTTTTTCTCCGAGATTGATTTTGTCCGTGAGTACGGTGATTTGGGTAGTGACGAACTCAATGATTTTCCCGGCACGATTCCCCAGGCTCTGCTCAGAATGAACGGCGAATTCGCTCGAGACAACGGCAGTGCTTCGATGTTGAATTCAGTCGGGCGAGTTTCACAGCTGGATATCTCAGATGAAAAACGGGTGGAAACCTGTTTCTTAGTCTGCCTGACCCGCTTACCTACCAGCCTGGAACGAGACCACTTTTTGAAACAATATCAGACTGCTTCAAATCCGAAACAACGCGAGAAAATCACCGAAGACCTGTTTTGGGCTCTTTATAATTCACCCGAATTTTCCTGGAACCATTAA
- a CDS encoding DUF4013 domain-containing protein — MTEHATQENDSEDAREAGSVTASEVIDFLPDASKTESVKTEIDLFYPDEVVGNIPPFPHLFRHPIKATFWLMRMAFGIACLVLFLAVIAAIPIVNFIALGYLLDVEGRVARTGKIRLAFPLLDIAPRLGTIVIGIGLWMIPLFLLAGAAADARLVDPGGQSDQTLHFLNRVASILIAIHLCLALARGGKFFCFVRPLKNLIWFIKQLRAGGYFERAALNVSDFVASLKLGQNFSLGLRGFLGAFIWLVIPSLMFSAASAPEGGQGGPVLITLLGGLSLVIVLGWLPLLQAHFAAENRFRAMFELRTVRRKFKRAPLAWMVALVVVYVLSLPLYLFKVAALPRDAVWGITLIFVATIYPTKLLLGWVYYRASARTKNAWFGWRWLGRTIVLPLLAVYVFLLFFTQFIGIHGSGVLLEHHVFLLPIPY, encoded by the coding sequence GTGACTGAGCACGCCACACAAGAAAATGATTCTGAGGATGCACGAGAGGCAGGCTCTGTGACAGCCAGTGAAGTGATTGACTTCCTCCCGGATGCCTCTAAAACCGAATCAGTAAAGACTGAGATCGATCTGTTTTATCCTGATGAAGTTGTCGGAAACATTCCCCCTTTTCCTCACTTATTCCGTCATCCGATCAAAGCAACCTTCTGGCTGATGCGAATGGCGTTTGGTATTGCTTGTCTGGTTTTGTTTCTGGCAGTGATTGCCGCGATCCCGATTGTCAATTTTATTGCTTTGGGCTATCTGCTGGATGTCGAAGGCCGGGTGGCACGTACGGGAAAAATTCGACTGGCATTTCCTCTTCTGGATATCGCGCCGCGACTGGGAACAATTGTGATTGGCATAGGTCTCTGGATGATACCACTGTTTCTACTGGCAGGTGCAGCCGCCGACGCGCGACTGGTTGACCCAGGGGGACAGAGTGACCAGACACTACATTTTCTGAATCGTGTTGCCTCGATTCTGATTGCCATTCATCTCTGTCTGGCGTTAGCCCGTGGTGGGAAATTTTTCTGTTTCGTTCGGCCGCTCAAAAATTTAATCTGGTTTATCAAACAGCTTCGAGCCGGTGGTTACTTCGAACGGGCTGCTCTGAATGTGAGCGACTTTGTGGCATCGCTGAAACTGGGACAGAATTTTTCACTGGGACTACGCGGTTTTCTGGGCGCCTTTATCTGGCTGGTGATTCCGTCATTAATGTTTTCCGCAGCGAGTGCTCCGGAAGGAGGGCAGGGAGGTCCTGTTCTAATTACTTTGCTGGGGGGGCTCAGCCTGGTGATTGTGCTGGGATGGCTGCCTTTACTACAGGCTCACTTTGCTGCAGAGAATCGTTTTCGCGCGATGTTTGAATTGAGAACGGTTCGTCGTAAATTCAAACGGGCTCCCTTAGCCTGGATGGTAGCACTGGTTGTCGTATATGTTTTGTCTTTGCCTCTGTATCTGTTTAAGGTGGCAGCCCTGCCTCGGGATGCGGTTTGGGGAATTACTCTGATCTTTGTGGCAACGATTTATCCAACAAAACTGCTGTTGGGTTGGGTCTATTACCGTGCCTCTGCGCGGACAAAAAACGCCTGGTTTGGGTGGCGCTGGTTAGGCCGGACGATCGTGCTGCCGCTGCTGGCCGTTTATGTGTTTCTCCTGTTCTTCACCCAGTTCATTGGGATTCACGGTAGTGGCGTGCTCTTGGAGCACCATGTATTCTTATTGCCAATTCCCTACTAA
- a CDS encoding elongation factor G has protein sequence MNEYKVDDVRNVALVGHGAVGKTTVADLLLFQSGASPRLGSVDEGTSLLDTDEEEIDHRISIASTLVHFDYGGHHINLIDTPGYPDFIGQVSGALRAVETALILLNAGHGVEINALRVSKMAQDAGIARMIVLNKCDTENIDYDSLLNSVRETFGSHCIPINLPVGLGADFKAVHDLVKNAQASEEGVLGDPEGTRQELIEAIVESNEALLERFFEGEELSAQELSANIPKAMAAGTLIPVLFMSAKTGIGVAEFMEAMSNYTLCPQDIKRMEQTKDGRSVMLDPSPDQPFVAQVIKTRIDPFISKMNYLRVFSGKLNKDSSVVNVRTGKSVRLNQLLDVQGGKQEPVDEVTVGDIFAVAKVDDLKLGDTLAADVNGDGLSLPEIKFPHPVVGLAVEPKSQNDQQKISGALHKIEEEDQTFHVIHDEETHEMVMQGMSELHLKIVQERLLHRDKVEVVTHQPKVPYRETIMGSTEGSYRHKKQSGGAGQFAEVHLRLSPMPQDVNPEEYFTKANFDHLRSYHYDPELNFAFVDRISGGSIPNQFIPAVEKGVRERMKQGVVAGCQVQDLICEVYFGKDHPVDSNETAFKIAASKCFSELFQKSRPVLLEPIVKIEILIPEENVGDISSDLSSRRGRMEGMQVSPGGYEIIQARVPLAEIMTYARTLSSLTGGRGTYDIELSHYEMIPPNEQAKIIELLNKANE, from the coding sequence ATGAACGAATACAAGGTAGATGACGTTAGGAATGTGGCATTGGTCGGCCACGGGGCTGTTGGCAAAACAACTGTAGCCGATCTTTTACTTTTTCAATCTGGTGCCTCTCCACGACTGGGGTCTGTCGATGAAGGCACAAGCCTGCTGGATACTGATGAAGAAGAAATTGATCATCGGATTTCCATCGCGTCCACTCTGGTGCACTTTGATTATGGTGGCCACCATATCAATCTGATTGATACACCTGGTTACCCGGATTTTATCGGGCAGGTTTCCGGCGCATTACGTGCTGTCGAAACCGCGTTGATCTTGTTGAACGCCGGGCATGGCGTGGAAATCAACGCATTACGCGTGTCCAAAATGGCGCAGGATGCCGGCATTGCCCGGATGATTGTGCTCAATAAATGTGATACAGAAAATATCGACTACGATTCCCTGTTGAATTCCGTTCGCGAAACATTCGGTTCTCACTGCATACCAATTAACCTGCCGGTTGGATTGGGAGCCGATTTTAAAGCCGTGCATGATCTTGTGAAAAATGCACAGGCATCCGAAGAGGGAGTTTTAGGGGACCCGGAAGGCACACGCCAGGAATTGATTGAAGCCATCGTCGAATCGAACGAAGCGTTATTAGAGCGATTCTTTGAGGGAGAAGAGCTCAGTGCTCAGGAATTGTCGGCTAATATCCCTAAAGCTATGGCAGCGGGTACGTTGATTCCCGTCTTATTCATGAGTGCCAAAACGGGTATTGGCGTTGCCGAGTTTATGGAAGCCATGTCGAACTACACATTGTGCCCGCAAGATATTAAACGCATGGAGCAGACCAAAGACGGGCGTTCCGTTATGCTGGATCCTTCACCAGACCAACCGTTTGTCGCGCAAGTCATTAAAACCCGTATCGATCCCTTTATTTCTAAAATGAATTATCTCAGGGTCTTTTCCGGTAAGTTAAATAAAGATTCTTCGGTTGTGAATGTACGTACCGGAAAATCGGTCCGATTGAATCAGCTACTTGATGTGCAAGGCGGGAAACAGGAACCCGTAGATGAAGTAACAGTTGGAGATATCTTTGCCGTTGCAAAAGTCGATGATCTGAAGCTGGGGGATACGCTTGCCGCGGATGTGAACGGTGACGGACTTTCACTGCCGGAAATCAAATTTCCACATCCAGTGGTCGGGCTGGCGGTAGAGCCGAAAAGTCAGAATGACCAGCAGAAAATATCTGGCGCGCTTCACAAAATTGAAGAAGAAGATCAGACCTTCCATGTGATTCATGATGAAGAAACGCATGAGATGGTCATGCAGGGGATGAGTGAACTGCATTTAAAGATCGTACAGGAACGACTGCTGCATCGAGATAAAGTGGAAGTCGTCACGCATCAACCGAAGGTGCCATATCGGGAAACGATTATGGGAAGCACAGAAGGCAGCTATCGACATAAAAAGCAGTCAGGTGGCGCAGGACAATTCGCTGAGGTCCATCTCAGACTCTCTCCAATGCCACAGGATGTGAATCCGGAAGAGTATTTCACAAAAGCAAACTTTGATCATCTCAGGTCTTATCATTACGATCCCGAACTCAATTTTGCATTTGTGGATCGGATTTCGGGAGGTTCGATTCCGAATCAATTTATCCCGGCTGTCGAAAAAGGAGTCCGCGAGCGGATGAAGCAGGGCGTGGTAGCAGGCTGTCAGGTGCAGGATCTCATTTGCGAAGTTTACTTCGGCAAAGATCATCCGGTAGACAGTAACGAGACGGCCTTTAAAATTGCCGCCAGCAAGTGCTTTTCTGAACTGTTTCAGAAATCGCGCCCCGTTTTACTGGAGCCGATTGTCAAAATTGAGATCCTGATTCCTGAAGAAAATGTTGGCGATATCAGCAGTGATCTTTCCAGTCGCAGAGGGCGCATGGAAGGGATGCAGGTCTCTCCCGGCGGCTACGAAATTATTCAGGCACGGGTTCCGCTGGCCGAAATCATGACGTATGCCCGTACCCTTTCCAGTTTGACGGGGGGACGGGGAACTTACGACATTGAACTGAGTCACTATGAAATGATCCCACCGAATGAACAAGCAAAAATCATTGAGTTACTCAATAAAGCCAATGAATAA
- a CDS encoding MotA/TolQ/ExbB proton channel family protein, which yields MEHLESLPESEKEDHLLNWSKAVLKSPLFWGAAATFGFYALIPHLPVYRSLIDRYFCSHPLEYATAALFFIGMSIIGVKGMGMLSQKKSLTDTKIDWETIGEIENLDDRIDVFSDQVQSLPGWIGETYLGKRLHDTVSYVKSRHSVKDLDEHLKYLAELAAEQVHASYSLIRTITWAVPIIGFLGTVIGITIAIANVTPDQLDTSLSEVTGGLAVAFDTTALALGLSLILVFSTFIVERMEQKQLEQIELFGIQNIASCMSVSENSVSPLESAEVEAAQQLVQRTEEMIQRQTELWQQNLEGLRSRWSEMMERQQVTFDDSMQEGMSNTLGSHSSQLESLRNEFLTAYQSTTEQIELMLTRWQDQQKESNSHFSTHLAQIWNEVHQDVISAQSRQTSQIEQATKEIAGEVRQWNQQLKDTSEVSSLQIEALNSQSENLLKIVGQEEHLVGLQKRLAENLDAIRATETFEETLHSLSAAVHLLTARSSRNAA from the coding sequence ATGGAACACTTGGAATCACTGCCGGAAAGTGAAAAAGAAGATCACTTATTAAACTGGTCGAAAGCAGTTCTGAAGTCTCCGCTTTTTTGGGGGGCTGCTGCTACATTTGGCTTTTATGCCCTGATTCCACATCTCCCCGTGTATCGATCGTTGATTGATCGTTATTTCTGTAGTCACCCACTTGAATACGCAACAGCGGCCCTGTTTTTCATTGGTATGTCCATTATCGGTGTCAAGGGCATGGGCATGCTCAGTCAGAAAAAGTCTCTGACAGACACGAAAATTGACTGGGAGACCATTGGTGAAATTGAAAATCTGGATGATCGGATTGACGTTTTTTCCGATCAGGTTCAATCGTTGCCAGGCTGGATTGGCGAGACTTATCTAGGCAAGAGACTTCATGACACGGTTTCCTATGTGAAAAGCCGTCACTCAGTCAAAGATCTCGATGAGCATTTAAAGTATCTGGCCGAACTGGCAGCCGAGCAGGTGCATGCCAGTTATTCACTCATCCGCACAATTACCTGGGCCGTCCCGATCATCGGGTTTTTGGGGACCGTGATCGGGATTACGATCGCCATTGCGAACGTGACTCCTGACCAGTTGGATACGTCTCTTTCCGAAGTGACCGGCGGTCTGGCCGTCGCGTTTGATACGACGGCTCTGGCTTTGGGGCTGTCTTTGATTCTGGTTTTCTCCACCTTCATCGTAGAACGCATGGAGCAAAAACAACTTGAGCAGATCGAATTGTTCGGGATTCAGAATATTGCATCCTGTATGAGTGTGTCTGAGAATTCTGTCAGTCCGCTTGAGTCGGCAGAAGTGGAAGCGGCACAGCAACTGGTACAGCGGACCGAAGAGATGATTCAGCGTCAGACCGAGCTCTGGCAGCAAAATCTTGAAGGATTGCGCAGCCGCTGGTCGGAGATGATGGAACGGCAGCAGGTCACTTTTGACGATTCCATGCAGGAAGGGATGTCAAATACACTGGGGAGTCACTCATCCCAGTTGGAATCACTGCGAAACGAATTCTTAACCGCTTATCAATCGACGACAGAACAGATTGAATTGATGCTGACACGTTGGCAGGATCAACAGAAAGAGTCGAACAGCCATTTCTCAACGCATCTGGCTCAGATCTGGAATGAAGTACATCAGGATGTCATCTCTGCACAATCCCGTCAGACTTCACAGATTGAGCAGGCAACCAAAGAGATTGCCGGCGAAGTCAGACAATGGAATCAGCAGTTAAAAGACACATCGGAAGTGTCATCGCTACAGATTGAAGCTCTAAATTCACAGAGTGAAAACCTATTGAAGATTGTAGGGCAGGAAGAGCATCTGGTGGGCTTGCAGAAACGGTTGGCGGAAAATCTGGATGCCATTCGTGCAACGGAAACCTTTGAAGAAACATTGCACAGCTTAAGCGCAGCCGTCCATTTGTTGACGGCACGATCCAGCCGAAATGCTGCCTGA
- the trxA gene encoding thioredoxin: MPANSAWIIDITEENFETEVIKQSEQTPIVIDFWAPWCGPCQQLAPLLEKMVEEFQGKIRLAKINIDEQQGLAAAFQVQSIPTVVAFLNGQPVDHFQGILPEESLREWITRLVPSPVEMLLQEGQILEESDPAAAEAKYREAADLDPQNDVIKLRMGAVLAKQSRFDECSQIIQELEKRGFLEPEAEQLKSQLELQAAADEAGGAEAARAALEADPENPDLKIALADALAISNKHEEALEICLSIIEQDKAGAGVEAKATMLRIFDLLGPQSALTSTYRRKLATLLY; encoded by the coding sequence ATGCCAGCAAACTCTGCATGGATCATAGATATCACTGAAGAAAACTTCGAAACAGAAGTGATTAAGCAATCGGAACAAACACCGATTGTGATTGATTTCTGGGCTCCCTGGTGTGGTCCCTGCCAGCAGCTGGCTCCTCTGCTGGAAAAAATGGTTGAAGAGTTCCAAGGAAAAATTCGTCTGGCCAAAATTAATATTGATGAACAACAAGGGTTAGCAGCTGCATTCCAAGTGCAATCCATTCCTACAGTGGTTGCCTTCTTGAACGGTCAACCCGTTGATCACTTCCAAGGTATCTTGCCTGAAGAATCACTGCGAGAATGGATTACGCGACTTGTTCCTTCGCCCGTAGAAATGTTACTTCAGGAAGGACAAATTCTGGAAGAATCAGATCCTGCCGCGGCTGAAGCCAAATATCGTGAGGCTGCAGACCTGGATCCTCAAAATGACGTGATCAAATTACGAATGGGAGCCGTCCTGGCCAAACAGTCCCGATTTGACGAATGCTCCCAGATCATTCAGGAACTGGAAAAACGGGGATTTCTAGAACCAGAGGCAGAACAACTCAAATCTCAACTGGAACTGCAAGCAGCAGCGGATGAAGCCGGTGGAGCCGAAGCTGCCCGAGCTGCACTGGAAGCTGATCCGGAAAACCCTGATCTAAAAATTGCATTGGCCGATGCACTGGCTATTTCAAACAAACACGAGGAAGCGCTCGAAATTTGCCTGTCGATTATCGAACAGGACAAAGCGGGAGCTGGGGTGGAAGCCAAAGCGACGATGCTTCGCATCTTTGACTTGTTAGGCCCTCAGTCTGCTTTGACGAGTACCTACCGCAGGAAGCTGGCAACCCTATTATATTAA
- a CDS encoding 6-pyruvoyl trahydropterin synthase family protein — protein sequence MNQAPQYKVRVTKDHLVFSAAHFITFNGTICERLHGHNWRVAAELTGPLDENGYVFDFIALRDQLQKTVDALDHRVLLPTHHPMIQVIEENNEVQATFEDRRWVFPREDCILLPVANTTAELIAHWIGQQLLTVIGSHESSQIDLVQIEVEENFGQWAICHLKVP from the coding sequence ATGAATCAAGCCCCCCAATATAAAGTACGCGTCACTAAAGACCATCTGGTCTTTAGTGCGGCACACTTTATTACATTTAATGGCACTATTTGTGAACGACTGCACGGACATAACTGGCGGGTCGCCGCTGAATTGACAGGTCCATTGGATGAAAATGGTTACGTCTTTGATTTCATTGCCTTAAGAGATCAATTACAAAAAACCGTGGATGCGCTCGATCATCGTGTCTTACTGCCTACTCATCACCCTATGATTCAGGTCATCGAAGAGAACAACGAAGTCCAGGCAACGTTTGAAGACCGACGCTGGGTTTTCCCCAGAGAAGATTGTATTCTGCTACCTGTTGCAAATACGACTGCTGAATTAATTGCGCATTGGATTGGCCAGCAACTGCTGACTGTGATAGGATCGCATGAATCCAGCCAGATCGATCTCGTACAGATTGAAGTGGAAGAAAACTTCGGGCAATGGGCCATCTGCCATTTGAAAGTCCCTTAA
- a CDS encoding triphosphoribosyl-dephospho-CoA synthase gives MSQNNQQLEHWIYLACLMEATAKKPGNVHPEAAFPDLTYSDFLKSAAVIAPILAHATPDTIGPIIKECISETQKVIPSNSNLGMVLLLTPLAAVSQEQTIAAGIDSVLDQLTIQDSREVYEAIRIAKPGGLGKTESEDVATEPTGTLRDVMCLAANRDLVAREFAHAFRITLELAVPALQELWNQGADWGEAVIRLQLRLMSEFPDTLIARKCGLEEAAESAARARTVLEAEDYTASLSQFDAWLRQNGNQRNPGTTADLIVAALFVALRDGFIPTPELDTIVRQIPSKMKPDLKNEYKQ, from the coding sequence CAAAAAGCCAGGAAACGTACACCCTGAAGCGGCTTTTCCAGACTTAACCTATTCAGATTTTTTGAAATCGGCTGCTGTGATTGCTCCGATTCTGGCTCACGCGACGCCAGACACGATTGGCCCCATCATCAAGGAATGCATCAGCGAAACCCAGAAAGTCATCCCGAGTAATTCGAATCTCGGCATGGTGCTTCTACTAACGCCGCTGGCAGCAGTCTCCCAGGAACAGACCATCGCTGCCGGGATTGACTCGGTACTGGATCAATTGACCATTCAGGACTCCAGAGAAGTTTATGAAGCAATCCGGATTGCCAAACCAGGAGGCTTGGGGAAAACCGAATCGGAAGACGTCGCGACGGAACCAACGGGCACACTCCGCGACGTCATGTGCCTGGCGGCGAACCGCGATTTAGTCGCCAGGGAATTCGCACATGCGTTTCGCATCACACTGGAGCTGGCTGTACCGGCCCTGCAAGAGCTCTGGAACCAAGGTGCTGACTGGGGAGAAGCCGTCATTCGCTTACAACTTCGGCTGATGTCAGAGTTTCCGGATACTCTGATCGCACGTAAATGTGGTCTGGAGGAAGCAGCGGAATCTGCTGCACGTGCGAGAACCGTATTAGAGGCTGAGGACTACACAGCGAGCCTTTCACAATTCGATGCGTGGTTGCGCCAGAACGGCAATCAGCGCAATCCCGGTACCACCGCCGACTTGATTGTGGCAGCTTTGTTTGTTGCGCTGCGGGATGGTTTTATTCCAACGCCGGAGCTCGATACAATAGTCAGACAAATTCCCTCGAAGATGAAACCAGACTTGAAAAACGAATACAAACAATGA